GAATCTGGCCAAACTTGATAAAAGTAGAACCCAGCTCTTCTATGGCCATGCGGGCTCTCTCAGCCCTGCTGAAAGAGTGAGGCTCCTCTCTGCGAAAGAGCCTTCCCAGGGTAAAAACCTTGCCAATATTAAGCTGCTCTACAAAATCGCCAAAACCGTGTTTAATGAGGACATTGACTATCTTCCTCATCCTTACTATATTTTTGATGGCTTTGGTGCGGGCAAAAAACATATTGTCTGCTCTTATCCTTTACTTTTTTCTTCTGAAAGTTTTGAAAGTTTGTCTTCCAGCTTTTTGATCTGTTTTTCCAGCTTGCCCACCTTTTCCCTGTTTTTCATGACCAGCTTTTCAACGACATCGAGATCATCCAGGGTAACAATTTTCAACCGTTCCGCCAGATCTTCAGCAATAGATGCGGCAACATGATCTATCTCTTTTTTTGCAACACCCACTTTTTTTAAACCGGCGCCGACAACATTTACAATATTTTCCACCAGTTTATTTTCAA
This DNA window, taken from Deltaproteobacteria bacterium, encodes the following:
- a CDS encoding accessory factor UbiK family protein — its product is MAGLIDKALLAGLGIEKRAKKRFNTLAREGNKEIEEGLDMKEDFENKLVENIVNVVGAGLKKVGVAKKEIDHVAASIAEDLAERLKIVTLDDLDVVEKLVMKNREKVGKLEKQIKKLEDKLSKLSEEKSKG